One Sporomusaceae bacterium DNA window includes the following coding sequences:
- a CDS encoding gamma carbonic anhydrase family protein, which produces MTEFEGIKPSVDHKAFIADGAKVIGKVTLREFSSVWFNTVVRGDVNRIEIGRYSNVQDNSVVHVADHYPAIIGNFVTIGHNCVIHAATVEEHCLIGMGAVILNGAVIGKGSIVAAGAVVRENQIVPPHSLVVGLPAKVIKSIPDEWPRIHAQAVKYKTLWTVRYGIMPDAGGEVYQGEKII; this is translated from the coding sequence ATGACGGAATTCGAAGGCATCAAGCCCAGCGTGGACCACAAGGCCTTTATCGCCGACGGAGCGAAAGTAATCGGCAAAGTGACGCTCCGTGAGTTCAGCAGCGTATGGTTCAACACGGTAGTGCGCGGCGACGTCAACCGCATCGAGATCGGCCGCTACAGCAACGTGCAGGACAACAGCGTCGTCCATGTCGCCGACCACTATCCGGCCATCATCGGAAACTTCGTCACAATCGGCCACAACTGCGTTATCCACGCCGCTACCGTCGAAGAGCACTGCCTGATCGGCATGGGGGCGGTAATTCTCAACGGAGCGGTCATCGGCAAAGGCAGTATTGTCGCCGCCGGAGCGGTGGTCAGGGAGAACCAGATAGTCCCGCCCCACTCGCTGGTGGTCGGGCTGCCGGCGAAGGTGATAAAATCGATCCCCGACGAGTGGCCGCGCATCCATGCCCAGGCGGTGAAGTACAAGACGCTGTGGACCGTGCGTTATGGCATTATGCCCGATGCCGGCGGCGAAGTGTACCAGGGGGAGAAGATCATTTAA
- a CDS encoding ATP-binding protein: MARTLKAKIMIILLAGFLLALVINVFFTSRIFRAEYTDAVEGELFAVGQGLKVQVERLLGYGLPFGDLVGFDELCDEVVKKYPDITYAAVVDTNGTVLFHSNNTARHRRMDDPALHRAVEHSKESVVRYTADGREMFGFVIPVIEPSGRHVGAVVLGYPEASITGKVAALTGQNVAVSFLQFGVALVLIALFLSLWVTRPLVRLQRATEHIVAQGTDYFQPVDISSRDEIGRLAVSFNEMAADLQKTTVSKARLEEALRQLQLVQAQLIQQEKLAGIGQLAAGVAHEINNPMAFIISNLEILRQYTDKLEQFIALQAVALNDLVNDGGEKAAAEVIASVGNVRRSLKIDHVLGDTRDLIDETLDGAARVKNIVHDLQGFARSDQVRKMANINNGIEATVNVIGSELKNVAAVTKDLGELPLTSCNPGQLNQVFMNLLINAAQAIESFGEIHIKTWATDDKIFISVADSGRGISAANINRIFEPFFTTKEVGKGSGLGLSVSYDIIRNHGGEIGVESEEGKGTTFTVVLPIVRSS; encoded by the coding sequence ATGGCCAGGACACTGAAGGCGAAGATCATGATCATCCTGCTGGCTGGTTTTCTGCTGGCGCTTGTCATCAACGTATTCTTCACGAGCCGAATTTTCCGCGCCGAGTATACTGACGCTGTCGAGGGCGAATTGTTCGCAGTCGGCCAGGGGCTCAAAGTGCAGGTGGAGCGGCTGTTGGGCTATGGCTTGCCGTTCGGCGATCTTGTCGGCTTCGACGAACTGTGCGACGAGGTTGTAAAGAAATATCCGGATATCACCTATGCGGCAGTTGTAGATACCAACGGCACGGTGCTTTTCCACAGCAATAATACTGCCAGACACCGCCGGATGGACGATCCGGCGCTTCATCGCGCTGTTGAGCATTCCAAGGAAAGTGTGGTAAGGTATACGGCCGACGGCAGGGAAATGTTCGGCTTTGTCATTCCGGTCATAGAACCATCCGGACGTCATGTCGGCGCTGTCGTTCTTGGCTATCCGGAGGCAAGCATCACCGGTAAGGTCGCCGCCCTCACCGGCCAGAATGTGGCGGTGTCTTTCCTGCAGTTCGGCGTCGCCCTTGTGCTGATTGCTCTTTTCTTATCCCTGTGGGTGACAAGGCCGCTGGTGAGGCTGCAGCGCGCCACCGAGCACATTGTCGCCCAAGGCACGGACTATTTCCAGCCGGTCGACATCAGCTCGCGGGACGAAATCGGCCGGCTGGCGGTCTCATTTAACGAGATGGCCGCCGATTTGCAGAAAACCACCGTCTCGAAGGCCAGACTGGAAGAGGCGCTCAGGCAGCTCCAGTTGGTACAGGCCCAGCTCATCCAGCAGGAAAAATTGGCCGGTATAGGCCAGCTGGCCGCCGGCGTTGCCCATGAAATCAACAACCCGATGGCGTTCATTATCAGCAATCTTGAGATCCTGCGCCAATACACCGACAAGCTCGAACAATTTATAGCTCTCCAGGCAGTCGCTCTAAACGACCTTGTGAACGACGGCGGGGAGAAGGCGGCGGCGGAGGTGATAGCCTCGGTAGGAAATGTGAGGCGGTCGCTGAAAATCGATCATGTCCTTGGCGATACAAGGGATCTTATCGATGAAACCCTCGACGGGGCCGCCAGGGTGAAAAACATCGTTCATGATCTGCAAGGTTTTGCCCGGTCGGACCAAGTGAGAAAAATGGCGAATATCAACAATGGTATCGAAGCCACCGTCAACGTTATCGGCAGCGAGCTCAAAAACGTAGCTGCCGTCACAAAGGACCTAGGAGAGCTTCCCCTGACCAGCTGCAATCCCGGGCAGCTCAACCAGGTGTTTATGAACCTGCTGATCAACGCGGCGCAGGCTATCGAGTCTTTTGGGGAGATACATATTAAAACCTGGGCCACCGACGATAAGATTTTTATTTCCGTTGCCGACAGCGGCAGGGGCATTTCGGCGGCGAACATCAACAGAATCTTTGAGCCGTTCTTTACCACCAAGGAGGTCGGCAAAGGGAGCGGATTGGGTCTTAGCGTCAGCTACGACATAATTCGCAACCACGGCGGCGAGATCGGAGTCGAAAGCGAGGAAGGCAAGGGAACGACCTTTACTGTCGTTCTACCTATAGTTCGTAGCTCGTGA
- a CDS encoding sigma-70 family RNA polymerase sigma factor — protein MLVITSVSDTQFADLVAEYKGLIRAIAKKYYFPGSDREDVIQEGMMGLYKAALAYKPEGKTSFKRFAALVIDRHLITALKTARRGKALILTGAERLENRVQEDKYTHIKEVGEIIAGAASDPLTTIIAEEEAATFLRRLKKSLSPLEMEVLKCRLAGFSLQETAETLSRSPKAVDNALSRIKNKFRIETETLKRAIG, from the coding sequence GTGCTTGTCATTACTTCGGTATCCGACACGCAATTTGCTGATCTTGTTGCCGAATATAAAGGCCTGATCCGTGCTATAGCCAAGAAGTATTACTTCCCCGGAAGCGATCGCGAAGATGTTATCCAAGAAGGAATGATGGGGCTTTATAAAGCAGCCCTCGCCTATAAGCCGGAAGGCAAGACGTCATTCAAAAGATTTGCCGCGCTGGTTATTGATCGTCATCTGATTACCGCGCTCAAGACGGCGCGGCGTGGCAAGGCGCTTATTCTTACCGGCGCGGAAAGGCTTGAAAATCGCGTGCAGGAGGACAAGTACACCCATATCAAGGAAGTCGGCGAAATTATCGCCGGCGCAGCGTCCGATCCTTTGACAACGATAATCGCCGAAGAAGAGGCGGCGACCTTTTTGCGCAGGCTGAAAAAATCGCTATCCCCTCTGGAGATGGAAGTCTTGAAGTGTCGCCTCGCCGGCTTCTCCCTTCAGGAAACAGCGGAAACGTTGTCGCGGTCGCCCAAGGCGGTCGACAACGCCCTTTCGCGCATCAAGAACAAGTTTCGGATCGAGACTGAAACGCTAAAAAGGGCGATCGGTTAA
- a CDS encoding response regulator transcription factor — MTGTILVVDDEANIRQLVRYNLEKEGFTCSEAADGQACLESVRRERPDLIILDIMLPEKDGLEVCRQLKAQAATAAIPIIMLTAKAEEIDTILGLEMGADDYMTKPFSPRELTARVKAVLRRSQKEPQQADELAAGRVRLNLLRHEAFLGEERLELTPKEYELLKLFLANIGRAFSRDQLLETVWGYEYAGDSRTVDVHIRHLRLKLAGEPAVAQAIETVRGVGYRLGKI, encoded by the coding sequence ATGACAGGGACAATACTTGTTGTCGACGATGAGGCTAATATCCGCCAGCTTGTGAGGTATAACCTGGAAAAGGAGGGCTTCACCTGCAGCGAGGCCGCGGATGGACAGGCCTGCCTCGAGAGCGTCCGCAGGGAGCGCCCGGACCTAATTATCCTGGACATCATGCTACCGGAAAAGGACGGCCTTGAGGTTTGCCGACAGCTCAAGGCCCAGGCGGCAACCGCGGCGATCCCGATAATTATGCTGACTGCAAAGGCGGAAGAAATCGACACCATCCTCGGGCTGGAGATGGGAGCCGACGATTATATGACCAAACCCTTCAGCCCGCGCGAACTTACCGCGAGGGTCAAAGCCGTGCTCCGCCGCTCGCAGAAGGAGCCGCAGCAGGCTGACGAACTTGCGGCAGGCAGGGTCAGGCTGAATCTGCTCCGCCACGAGGCGTTCCTCGGCGAAGAGCGACTTGAGCTTACCCCGAAGGAGTACGAACTGCTGAAACTTTTCCTTGCCAACATTGGACGGGCTTTTTCCCGCGATCAGTTGCTGGAGACGGTGTGGGGGTACGAATACGCCGGAGATTCCAGGACGGTGGACGTGCATATTCGTCACCTGCGGCTAAAGCTGGCCGGCGAGCCGGCAGTGGCACAGGCGATCGAGACAGTCCGGGGCGTGGGGTACAGGCTCGGCAAGATTTAA
- a CDS encoding NAD(P)/FAD-dependent oxidoreductase, translated as MENKSDLLEKGAILQRDKETYAIAPHIPGGIILDFSLLRKIADVAEKYGAKAVKLTSAQRVAIVGIAEDKIDQAWADLGTPKGAAVGLCVRSVKICPAMHFCRMAQQDAVTLGLELDKRYHGMELPSKFKMGVSGCPNSCSEPGIKDLGIMGTPKGYTVMIGGSASARPRLADVLAQGVPQEDVLPLVDKIITYYQANANKYERLGRMIDRLGLDKVKQDLLG; from the coding sequence ATGGAGAATAAAAGCGATCTCTTGGAAAAAGGTGCTATCCTGCAGCGAGACAAGGAAACGTACGCCATCGCCCCTCATATCCCCGGTGGGATAATCCTCGACTTCAGCTTGCTGCGCAAGATTGCCGACGTTGCCGAGAAATACGGTGCCAAGGCGGTCAAGCTCACCAGTGCGCAGCGCGTGGCCATCGTCGGCATAGCCGAGGACAAGATCGACCAGGCGTGGGCCGATCTCGGCACGCCTAAAGGCGCGGCAGTGGGTCTGTGCGTCCGCAGCGTCAAGATCTGTCCGGCGATGCATTTTTGCCGGATGGCCCAGCAGGATGCTGTGACCCTGGGGCTAGAACTCGACAAGCGCTACCACGGCATGGAGTTGCCTTCAAAGTTCAAGATGGGGGTTTCCGGCTGTCCAAACTCCTGCAGCGAGCCGGGGATAAAGGATTTGGGCATCATGGGAACACCTAAGGGATATACTGTTATGATCGGCGGCAGCGCCAGCGCCAGACCGCGCCTGGCAGACGTTCTGGCCCAGGGCGTTCCCCAGGAGGACGTGCTGCCCCTCGTGGACAAGATCATAACCTACTATCAGGCCAACGCCAACAAATACGAGCGTCTCGGCCGGATGATCGACCGTCTTGGGCTGGACAAGGTCAAACAGGATTTACTTGGTTAG
- a CDS encoding YitT family protein has protein sequence MPRTKRQIMFRLIEKYVMIFIGSILAAVGLEIFLVPNQIIDGGVIGISILLSHLTSIPLAVLIVVLNLPFLYIGYNQIGKTFAFSTIFAVVSLAGWVAYFRPIPELTNDLFLAAVFGGIIVGVGVGLIIRYGGSLDGTEIIAIILDKRTGFSVGEVVMFMNLFILASAGFVFSWDKAMYSLVAYFVAFKVIDITIEGLDETKGVIIVSDNPDEIAETLLARLGRGVTVLHGAGGFTGEPKKVLYSVVTRLEIAKLKSIIYEKDENAFVTVQDVHEVIGGRIKKKAIH, from the coding sequence ATGCCGCGGACCAAACGCCAGATAATGTTCCGCCTGATCGAAAAATATGTCATGATTTTTATCGGCTCCATTCTGGCGGCGGTTGGGCTGGAGATTTTTCTCGTGCCCAACCAAATTATCGACGGCGGCGTCATCGGCATCTCGATCCTGCTGAGCCACCTGACCAGCATTCCGCTTGCCGTACTGATCGTAGTCCTCAACCTGCCGTTTTTGTATATCGGTTACAACCAGATCGGCAAAACATTTGCCTTTTCCACGATCTTCGCCGTAGTGTCTCTTGCCGGCTGGGTGGCTTATTTTCGCCCCATTCCCGAACTGACGAACGACCTTTTTCTCGCCGCCGTTTTCGGCGGCATCATTGTCGGTGTCGGGGTGGGTCTGATAATCCGTTACGGCGGTTCGCTCGACGGCACCGAGATTATCGCCATCATCCTCGACAAAAGGACCGGGTTTTCGGTCGGGGAAGTGGTAATGTTTATGAACCTGTTCATTCTCGCCAGTGCCGGGTTCGTTTTTTCCTGGGACAAGGCGATGTACTCGCTGGTCGCCTATTTCGTCGCCTTCAAGGTTATCGACATAACAATCGAGGGCCTCGACGAGACCAAAGGCGTGATAATTGTCTCCGACAACCCCGACGAAATCGCCGAAACCCTCCTGGCCCGCCTCGGCAGGGGCGTGACGGTGCTGCACGGCGCCGGCGGCTTTACCGGCGAACCCAAAAAAGTCCTATACTCGGTGGTCACCAGGCTGGAGATCGCCAAGCTTAAGTCGATCATCTACGAAAAAGACGAAAACGCGTTTGTGACGGTGCAGGATGTCCACGAAGTTATCGGCGGACGGATCAAGAAGAAAGCTATCCACTGA
- a CDS encoding GntR family transcriptional regulator codes for MTTKTIKKQEAYQYIKTNILNGSFGPGYRIIIDRVAKELNLSIIPVREAIQQLEADGLIEIIPYSGAIVKQVNEADYLEAAFVMLVLEAAATALASQRLTAKDIRELEDLNARMKESLISLDLEKVGAMNVAFHSAIHEKCGNSYLIDKLKQVWQRVSQVRHASIAFAPQRAKASTEEHDRLIQLLKEKASAAVIEECVRQHNQNTIDAVHKLSLKVGGQIFHSM; via the coding sequence ATGACGACGAAAACTATCAAGAAACAGGAAGCGTATCAGTATATAAAGACCAATATTCTTAACGGCTCCTTTGGGCCGGGGTATCGGATAATAATCGACCGTGTCGCCAAAGAACTCAATCTGAGCATTATCCCCGTGCGGGAAGCAATCCAGCAACTCGAAGCGGACGGACTGATCGAGATCATACCCTATAGCGGGGCAATTGTAAAACAGGTAAACGAAGCGGATTATCTTGAAGCCGCTTTTGTCATGCTCGTGCTGGAAGCGGCCGCCACCGCCCTTGCGTCCCAGCGGCTTACCGCCAAGGATATTCGCGAACTCGAAGATCTCAACGCTAGGATGAAGGAATCACTCATCAGTCTCGACCTCGAGAAAGTGGGCGCGATGAACGTCGCCTTTCATTCCGCTATCCACGAGAAATGCGGCAATTCGTACCTTATCGACAAACTCAAACAAGTCTGGCAGCGGGTATCGCAGGTACGGCACGCCAGCATTGCTTTTGCGCCCCAGCGGGCCAAAGCCTCTACCGAAGAACACGACCGACTCATCCAGCTGCTCAAGGAAAAGGCTTCGGCGGCGGTTATAGAGGAATGCGTGCGCCAACACAATCAGAACACCATCGACGCCGTCCACAAACTTAGCCTAAAAGTCGGCGGGCAGATATTCCATTCGATGTAG
- a CDS encoding ABC transporter substrate binding protein, protein MLTAIMAVLAGTVILSGCAAPQGGEAQGQARSASQPAGTQKKFKVLHVMSYHSPWEWTDMQFEGFKDALKGLDVEYRVYQMDAKNRSSAERLENSGREAAALIADWRPDLVYTSDDEAQQYVTGPHTGGAIPFVFSGVNKTPQEYGLSRGQNVTGVLEIEHFVESAALFHRIVPGATKVAVVFDDAPIWEAVAKRMKARAGEIPGIDFVAWDTIGTFAEYQAKMKEYEEQVDGVCLVGIFNFKDERGSNVHYRDVLKWTAENSRLPDFSFWIDRASFGTLCVVSVSGYEQGLAAGRIAREILADDKKPAAFPMQPTSRGQAAISLARVKDLGLRIDSKTLLSSKVFSAYGWQ, encoded by the coding sequence TTGTTAACTGCGATAATGGCCGTTCTCGCCGGAACGGTCATCCTGTCCGGCTGCGCCGCGCCGCAGGGCGGCGAGGCGCAGGGGCAGGCTCGGTCGGCTTCCCAGCCCGCGGGGACGCAAAAGAAGTTCAAGGTTCTCCACGTCATGAGCTATCACTCGCCGTGGGAGTGGACGGATATGCAGTTTGAGGGGTTCAAGGACGCGCTCAAGGGACTCGACGTCGAATACCGGGTCTACCAGATGGACGCCAAAAACAGGAGTTCCGCCGAGCGGCTGGAGAATAGCGGCCGGGAAGCGGCGGCGCTGATCGCCGATTGGCGACCTGACCTTGTATACACCAGCGACGACGAAGCCCAGCAGTATGTGACCGGGCCCCACACCGGAGGCGCCATTCCTTTCGTCTTCAGCGGGGTCAACAAGACGCCGCAGGAGTATGGCCTTTCCCGCGGCCAGAACGTTACCGGCGTCCTCGAAATCGAACATTTCGTGGAAAGTGCCGCCCTGTTTCACAGAATCGTGCCGGGAGCGACGAAGGTGGCCGTAGTCTTCGACGACGCGCCCATATGGGAAGCGGTGGCGAAGAGGATGAAAGCCAGAGCAGGCGAAATACCGGGAATTGATTTTGTTGCCTGGGACACAATCGGCACGTTCGCCGAGTATCAGGCGAAAATGAAAGAGTACGAGGAACAGGTGGACGGTGTCTGCCTGGTAGGCATTTTCAATTTCAAGGATGAGCGCGGCAGTAATGTCCATTACCGCGACGTGCTGAAGTGGACGGCCGAGAACAGCCGCCTGCCGGATTTCAGCTTTTGGATAGACAGGGCAAGCTTCGGCACGCTGTGCGTGGTTTCGGTATCGGGCTACGAGCAGGGACTGGCGGCGGGCCGGATCGCCCGGGAGATTCTGGCGGACGACAAGAAGCCCGCCGCCTTTCCCATGCAGCCTACCTCCAGGGGCCAGGCGGCGATCAGCCTGGCGAGAGTGAAGGACCTCGGCCTGAGAATCGACAGTAAGACGCTGCTGAGTTCCAAAGTCTTCAGCGCGTACGGGTGGCAGTGA